TCGAACCATTCCTGGATGTGGTCGGCGATCGTTTCCGGCGTCCCCACCACGGTCCTGACGTCGCGGGCACGTTGCTGGGCGAGCTGGCGGATGGTGAGGCCGCCGGCCCGGGCGCGTTCGACGATGGCCCGCTGGGCCGACTGGCTCTGGTTCGAGGGCGGCAGGTCCGGCAGCGGCCCATCGAGCGGGTGGGCCGCCAGGTCGACGCCGCCCAGCCAGTAGGCGAGATCCGCCAGCGCGACCCGCGGGTCCAGCAGGGATGTCAGCCGGTCGAACCTGTCCTCCGCCTCATCGAGGGTACGGCCCACGATCGTGGAGAGGCCCGGCAGCACGACGACGTGGTCCGGATCGCGGCCGGCCGCCCGCGCGGTGGCCTTGAGGTCGGCGTAGAACGCCTGCGCGCCAGCCAGGTCGGCATGCTGGGTGAACACGACATCCGCCACCGAGGCGGCCAGTGCCCGGCCGCGGTCCGAGGAACCGGCCTGCACGATCACCGGCCGGCCCTGCGGCGGGCGCGCGATGTTGAGCGGCCCGGTGACCGCGAAGTGCTTTCCGCGGTGGTCGAGCCGGTGCAGCTTCGTCTCGTCGAAGTAGATGCCCGACATCTGGTCGTGGTGGAACGCGTCGTCGTCGAAGCTGTCCCACAGCCCGGTCACGACGGCGAAGAACTCGGCGGCGCGCTCGTACCGCAGCTCGTGGTCGACGTGCCGGTCGAGGCCGAAGTTGCGCGCCTCGGCGTCGCTGAGGGATGTCACCAGGTTCCAGCCGGCCCGGCCGCCGCTGATGTGGTCGAGGGACGCGAACGTCCGGGCCAGGTGGTAGGGCTCGTTGTAGGTGGTGGAGGCGGTCGCGATCAGCCCGATCCGGCTGGTCGCCGTGGCCAGGGCGGCGATGAGCGTCGTCGGCTCGAAGGAGTCGTTGACGACGGAGACCCGGCTCAGCACCTCCTGGTCGGCGAAGGGCACCCCGACGAGGTCCGCGAAGAAGACGGCGTCGAACCGGGCCCGTTCGGCGGTGCGGGCCAGCTCGATCACGTGGCGGATGTTGACGCCCGCGTCCGCGGCGGCGTTCGGGTGCCGCCAGGCGGCGAGGAACTCCCCAGGCGGTTTGAGGAAGGCGTTCAGGTGCAGCTCACGGCGACGCGCGGGCCCCGGCTGCGCGGTCATCGTGTTGTCGCCTCGGCCGGGACGGACGCCGGTCGGCTGGTGGGACGTCCCAGGCCCAGGTGCCCGCGCAGCGTGGTCTGCTCGTATTCGGTGCGGAACAGGCCGCGGCGGCGCAGCTCGGGAACGACCTGGTCGACGAAGTCCTCCGCGGGCCCGGGCAGGTTGGGGAAGCTGATGTTGAAGCCGTCGGCGGCTCTGGCCCGGAACCAGCGCTCGATGTGGTCGGCGACCGCCTCCGGGGTCCCCACCACCGAGGAGACGGCGGCGAAGCGCAGCGCGAGCTGCCGGATCGTCAGCCGCTCCCGCCGCGCGAGGTCCAGCAGCAGGTCCTGCCGGCTCCGGCTGCGGTTGGTGACACCGACGTCCGGGACGGGCCCGTCCAACGGGTATGGCGACAGGTCGACGTCACCGATGTTGTCCTGGACCAGCCGGCGTGCGACGTCGTCGTGTACCAGCTCCTGCAGCTCGTCGAGCCGGGCCCGGGCCTCGGCCTCGGTGCTCGCGACGTAGGGCGCGAGCACGGGCCACACCAGCAACCTGTCGGGGTCGCGGCCGTGCGCCGCCGCGCGGGCCTTCACGTCGGCGTAGAACGCCTGGGCGCCCGCCAGCGTCACCTGCGCCGTGAAGATCACCTCGCCGTGGCGGGCGGCGAAGTCCCGGCCCGTCTCCGACGAGCCGGCCTGGAAGATCACCGGATGTCCCTGCGGTGGCCGCGAGATGTTCAGCGGCCCGCGCACGGTGAAGTGCTCCCCGGCATGATGCGGCGGGCTCAGTCCGGCGGGGTCGTAGTAGCGGCCGCCGGCGCGGTCGCGGACCACCGAGCCGTCGGCGAAGCTGTCCCACAGCGCGCGGACCACACCGACGAACTCCTCGGCCCGCCGGTAGCGCAGCGGGTGGTCGAGGTGGGTGTCCCGACCGAAGTTGCCCGCCTCCAGCGGGACGACCGAGGTCACCACGTTCCAGCCGGCCCGGCCTCCGCTGATGTGGTCGAGCGAGGCGAACTTGCGGGCCACGTGGAAGGGCTCGTTGTAGGTGGTCGTCGCGGTCGCGACGAGGCCGATCCGTTCCGTCACCGTCGACAGCGCGGCGAGCAGGGTGAGCGGCTCGAAGTGCTCGGCCCGGGCGGTGCGGCGCAACGAGTCCAGGTCGTGGCCCCAGATCGCGACGACGTCCGCGAGGAACAGTGCGTCGAAGGTGCCGCGCTCCAGGATGCGGGCGACCCGGATGTGGTGGCCGAGGTCCAGCTGCCCGCCCGGCGGCGACGACGGATGGCGCCAGCCCGCGATGTGGCCGCCGGACCCGTGCAGCAGCGCCCCGAACGTGAGCCGCCGCGGCCGCTCCCCCGGTGTCGGCCGCTGCCCCACGGTCGGCCGCTCCCCGACGGTCACCGGACCGCTCCCGCCAGCGGTTCGCCGCCGGGCACGCCGCCGGGGACACCGCCAGCCGGATCGTGGGGTGCCGCCAGCAGGCCACGCGCGCGCAGCAGCTCCGCCGCTCCTTCGGCCATCTGGTAGGCCTCCTCCAGGTGCGGCTGGCCGGAGAGGATGAAGTGGTCGAGGCCGAGCGCGTGGTATTCCTCGATCCGCTCGGCCACCTGCTCGTGGCTGCCAACGATCGCCGTGCCCGCCCCGCCGCGCACAAGCCCGTAGCCGGCCCAGATGTTCGGATACACCTCCAGGCTCGTGCGGTCGCCGCCGTGCAGGGCGGCCATCCGGCGCTGGCCGACCGACTCGCTCGCGGCGAAGACGGCCTGGTGCGCGGCGATCCGCGCGTCGTCGAGGCCGGCGAGCAGCCGGTCGGCCTCCGCCCACGCCTGCGCGGCGGTGTCCCGGCTGATCACATGGAAGCGGATGCCGAAGCGCAGCTCGTCCGCCCGGCCCGCCGCCGCGGCCAGCGAGCGCATCCGGTCGAGCCGCTCGGTGATCTGCGCCGGGGTCTCGCCCCAGGCCAGGTAGACGTCGGCCCGCCGGGCCGCGACCTGCTCCGCGGCGGGGCTGGCTCCGCCGAAGAAGATCGGCGGTCGTCCCCAGGGCGCGACGTCCACGGTCGCCTCCTGGATGTCGTAGTGCTCGCCGGTGAAGCTGAACGCCGGGTTCGCGCCCGCGACACCGCGCAGCACCGTGAGGAACTCGTCCGTCCGGGCGTAACGCTGGTCGTGGTCGAGGTGGTCGCCGAGGCGGCGCTGCTCGGCCGAGTCGCCGCCGGTGACGATGTTGAGCAGCAGCCGGCCACCGGAGACCCGCTGGAAGGTGGCCGCCTGGTGCGCGGCGAGCGTCGGGGAGATCAGCCCCGGCCGGAACGCGACGAGGAATCGCAGCCGGCTGGTGACCTGGGTGAGCGCGGCGGTGACGATCCAGGCGTCCTCGCACCACAGCCCGGTCGGCGTGAGCACGGCCTCGTAGCCGAGCTGTTCGGCGGCGCGGGCGATCTGGCCGAGGTACTCGATCGTCGGCGGGCGGAACCCCGGGTTGTGCACGCCGTCCGCGGCGAAGTCCGCCTCGCCGTTCGAACTGACGATGCCCCGGTCATCGCCTCTCGTCGGTAGGAACCAGTGCAGGTGCAGTGCCATGGCGGGTCGCTCTCCTCGGGCGCCCGGCGGCCGCCGCGCCGGCCGCCGGGCGTGGCATCGCCGGTGGCACAGGCAACCGGAATCGAATGTCGGCCGAAGCGGGCGTGCACCACGGACGGCACCATCACGCGACCGGGCCACACCGAATTCACGGACCTCCCTGGCGCGGGTTTTCTCGGCGGGTCCGGCTGCGAGCGTCGCACCGCGAAACAACCTGCGTCAACCGATCCGGCAATTCTCCGGAAAAATGCTGCTGAAATGTTTCTCAATCGTGACCAGCCGCCTCGTGGCGACGGCGCTCCCAGCCGGGCCGCCCGAGGCTTCGGCCCCCGCGATGACGGCGAAGGCATATTAATACTAGATCGATCGAGATAATGAACTATGCTGGCGCCATGAGACCGACCACCGCCCCCTGCCGCGGCCGCCGACCGCTGGCCGCCAGGCCCGGGACCAGTGCCGATGGTGGTTCCACCGCCCATGGGCGCGGGGCCGACCTGAGACCGGACGCCGGCTGCCATGGCAGCCGGCGTCGGTAGCTGACCTCGGTAACCGGGGCACCGACAGCTGGGGCAACCGCACCGACCCGGCCGGCCCGCGGCGAAGCGAACGCGTCTCCCGCCGTTTCTCCCGCGCCAGTGAGCCTTTTCTGCCGCACGCCGCACAACGCACGGTCGGGGATGCCACAGGTCCGAGTCGACGAAGGAAAAGGCTTAATGCGGAGTCCACCGCGAACCACAGCTGTTTCGCGCTGCTCTTTCTTCGTCATCGTGGGCGCGGCCGCGCGCCGAGTACATCTATCGAAGGTGAGCGGATAATGGATCTGGGACTTGACGGACGCCGCGCGATCGTGACTGGCGGGAGCCGCGGGATCGGGCGTGCCATCGCGGCCGCGCTGGTCGCCGAGGGTGTCCAGGTGGTGATCGCCGCACGCGACGAGGAGCGGCTCAAGGTGACCGCCGCCGAGCTCGCGGCCGGCGCTGCCGGTGGCGTCGTGGTGCCGGTCGTCGCCGACACCGGCAGCGACGAATCCGTGCGGGAGCTGGTCGCACGCACCGTCAGCGAGCTCGGCGGGGTCGACATCCTGGTGAACAACGCCGCCCGGGTCGGTGGGTCGGGCACCCCGGGCGACGTCCGGGCGCTGGCCACCGCGGACGCCGCCGACGACTTCAACGTCAAGGTGCTCGGCTACCTGCGCGCCGCGCAGGAGGTCATCCCCCACCTGGCGGAGCAGGGCTGGGGCCGGATCGTCAACATCGGTGGCCTCGCCGCCCGCCAGGTCGGCATCGTCGGCGGCTCGATCCGCAACGCCGGCATCGTCGCGCTGACGAAGACGCTCGCCGACGAGCTCGGGCCGCGTGGCATCACCGTCAACGCCGTGCACCCCGGGTTCACCAGGACGGACCAGCACGGCGGCACGATCTCCCTGGACGAGGAGCAGTACGCCACCTTCGGTGACCGCGTCGCCATCGGCCGCATCGTGACGGCCGACGAGGTGGCGGCCGTCGTCACATTCCTGGTCTCGCCGGTCGCCGCGGCCATCACGGGAGAGTCGATCGCTGCCGGCGGAGGCACCCCCGGCCCGATCCACTACTGACCGCCCACCCGACCGCCCACCCGACCGACCGCCCATCCGCCACGCACTGCCCGCAGAAGCCGGACCGGAGGAGGAAGAGGACCCTCATGCCCCAGCCCACGGACACCACCCAGCCCACGAACACCACCCAGCCCACCGGGCCGGCGTTCGCCACGCCCACCGACGTGGCGGCCCACGGCGAGTACGCGATCAGGCGCGACCCCACCGACCCCCGCCCGCTCTACCGGTTCACCGGACGGATCACCGCGGACGGCTCCAGCGGCTACCGGGCCGAACCCGGCCGCTACCACCTCTACTCCGGCTGGTTCTGCCCCTGGGCGCACCGGGTCCTCCTGCAGCGTGCCCTGCACGGCCTCGAGGACGTCATCAGCGTCTCCTACGTCGACGGCACCCGCGACGCCCGAGGCTGGGCGTTCCGGGAGACCTACGGCCCGGACCCGGTGAACGGGTTCACCCTGCTACGCGACGCCTACGAGGCGACCGAGCCGGGTTTCGACGGTCACGTCTCCGTGCCCACCCTGTGGGACCGGCAGACCGGCCGGGTCGTCTCGAACGACTTCGTCACGCTCGGGCTCGACCTCGCGACCCAGTTCGGCGCCTGGTCGAACGGCGCCGACACCTACCCCGAGCACCTGCGCGCCGAGATCGCCGAGCTCGACTCCTGGATCGGCCCGCAGGTGAACCACGGCGTGCACCGGGCGGCCAGGGACACAGCCATCCGCGCCACGCTGCTCAGCGCTTTCGCACGGCTCGAGGACCGGCTCGCCGACACCGACTACCTGGCCGGCGGGCAGCTGACAGAGGCCGATGTGCGGCTGTGGGTGTCCCTGGTGCGCTACCGGGGACGCGCCGGCGATCCGGCGGTCCTGCCACCGCTGTCGGATTTCCCGCAGCTGTGGTCCTACGCCCGCGCCCTCTACCAGCTCCCCGCCTTCCGCGCGACGACCGATTTCACCACCTTCACGGATCCGTCCACGCTGCTGCCCGGCTGGGAGGTGACACCGACGCGCAACGCCTAGCCGGCCGGGCTAGCCGGCCGGGTGCCGGGGGTCGGGCGCCGGGGGTCGGGCGCCGGGCACGTGGTGCGCACCGTGGCGGGCTGCCAGCCGAGCGCCGGCGCGACGAGGTGGACGACATCGTGCAGGATCTGCTCGTATTCGGCTCGGTCGAACTCATACGGCAGCTCGACGCGCAGCTCGCGTACGCCCGCCACCGCCGCGTCGGACTGCAACCGGGCGACGATCTCCTCGGCGGGGCCGATGAGATCGGGAGCGAACAACGTCCGGCGCGGACCGTGGGCACGCAGTGTGCGCTCGTGACGGCTCGCGGCGTAGGCGCGGTAGCGCGCACGGGTCGCCCCGTCAGCGCTGTCGGTCGGGACGATGACGCGGCCCAGCGCGATCCTGGCCGGGCCGCCGGGGCCAGCCGCCTTCCGGTAGGCGTCCAGCAGCGCGAGCTGCGCGGCGACGAAGTCGTCGGTGCCCTCGCCGCCCGCGACGAACCCGTCGATGACATTTCCCGTCAGCAGGTTCAGACCGTGCTCACCCGCCCACCGGGCCGACCGCAGACTCCCACCGCCGTACCACACCCGGTCAGCCAGCCCTGCGGCGTGCGGCTGCTGGCGTGGCCGCTGCACGTTGCCCGGCGAGTGGATGACCGTGTCCTCGTCGCCGAGAAAGGCGCCGCGCAGCACCTCGACGAGCCGGCTGATCCGGCCGTACGACAGGTCGTGGCTTCGCCAGTCGCCGTCGAAGACCAGATCGCCCAGCAGCTCGGCGTGCGGCGGAGTCCCGGCGCTGAACCCGGGCTGCAGCCGGCCGCGGGACAGCACGTCAACGGTCGCGAGGTCCTCCGCAAGCCGAAACGGGCTCTCGTAGCCGATCGGAATGACCGCCGTGCCCAGCTCGATCCGTGCGGTGCGCTGGGTCGCCGCGGCGAGAAACGCCGCGGCCGACGACACGCCGTGTTCCAGGTGCCGCTGGCGGATCCAGGCACCGTCGAAACCGAGGCGCTCCCCGAGCTCGAACAGTTGCAGGGTCGCTTCGAGACCGGAGTACGGGTCGCCGTCCGGGTAGTTCCCCGGGGTCAGGAAGGCCAGCGACGCGAGCCCGCCCGGCCGCTCCGAAGTGGGTTCCGGGTACATGGCATCGTTCCGGCTCGCGAGGCGACACGTTGCGGGCACGCGGTTCTCCTCCCCGTCGGGGGCGGCGGCGGATCGCTCACGTCCGCGGGCGACGGCTGTTGGCCAACCGTAGGCACGGTCGCCCATTTTCGTCAATCTCGATAGAAGAAATGAAGAAACCGCACCATTCACCATGCGACACATAGTTACCGCGGGCGGAGATGATGTGGATCAGATCGTGGCGCGCGGCCCCGACTATCCCGACCGATTCGCCTGGCCACCGGACAGCGGGCCGCCAGGGGCGACGAGCAGCCCGACCAGCGCGTCACGAGCCGGGGCCGGCACGGCGCTCCACCGCTCGCCGACCGCATCGGTGACTGCGGCACGAAGCTTGAGCCCGTAGGCCCGGCCATCGTCGGTGAGCCGCAGACGGGTGACACGCCGGTCCTCGGAGTCGGCCTGCCGGATGACGAGGCCGCGCCGGACCAGCCTGTCCGCCATGCCGGTGATGTTGGTCTTGTCGCAGCCGAGCAGCTCGGCGAGCTCACCGAACGAAGGCTCACGCCGCTGGAGCAGGCACAGCATCTCGACCTGTTGGACGGTGAGCCCGGCACCGCGGGCGACGGATCCGAGGATCACCCGCATCTCCCGATGCAGCTCAAGCAGGCTGGCGGCGAGGCCATCCGGCCGCCCGACAGATGTCATGCGGCGAGGGTACGCGACAGATGGTCCAGATCCTCTACTATTTTAGTCGAGGATCTCGACTATCGATGTACTCACCATAAGCGCTGGAGCAGGCGATGGAATCGGAACGCAGGGTGGCGCTCGTAACCGGCGGCTCGCGGGGAATCGGGCGGGCGATCGCCGAGCGCCTCGCCGCGGCCGGCAGTGCCGTCGTCGTCAACTACCACCTGAACGGTGACGCGGCCACCGAGACGGTCGAGGCCATCAGCCGCGCCGGCGGTGTCGCCGTGGCGATGCGCGGCGATGTCACCGACCAGGCGCAGGCATGCGCGCTGTTCGAGAGCGCCGAGCAGCGGTTCGGCCGGCTGGACACCGTGGTCAGCAACGCCGGAGTGGCCCGGTTCGCGCCCATCGCGGCCACGACGGACGACGATTTCGAGGAGACCTTCGCCCTCAACACCCGAGCCACATTCTTCCTCCTGCGGGAGGCGGCCAACCGGTTGCGCGACAACGGCCGGGTCGTCGTGATCTCCTCCGGGGTCACGCTCACGCATCGAACCGGCACCGGCGTCTACGGCGCGAGCAAAGCCGCGGTAGAGCACCTGGTACGGGTCCTGGCGAAGGAGCTCGGGCCGCGGCAGATCACCGTGAACAGCGTGCTCCCCGGCGGGACTCGTACCGACGCGCTGCTCGCAAATACTCCCGCGGCCATGCTGGAGCGAATCGCCTCCGAGGTACCGCTGGGCCGGCTCGGCACGCCCGACGACATCGCCGAGATCGTGGCCTTCCTCGCCTCCCCCGGCGGCCGCTGGGTCACCGGCCAGTCCATCGCCGCGAGCGGCGGCGCGTTCTGAGTAACAGTGCATTCTGAGTAGTGGGCTAATCATCCGCGAAGGCCGCGCCCGGGACCGGGACCGGGTGAGAATCCCCCGTCAGGGCGGAAACGCACAGGGCCCCGGGCCTGGCGGATTTCCGGATGTCCTACGCCTGTGCGCCCGAAGGCGCTGGGCTCGGCCGCTTCACGGCCTTCTGCTTCGCGCGCACGCCCTCCTCGACCCGATTACCGAGAGTCCTGTCGACGTTGCGCCAGTACTCGAACGCGCGCACCAGCACCGGCTCGCTGACACCGTCGAGGAGGTGGCCGACGATGTTGTCGACGAGCCGCGTCCGGGCCGCGTCGTCGAGAACCTCCCGGACCATGGTGCCGGCCTGGCCCCAGTCGTCGTCGTCACGGCGCAGGGTGTAGGCGGTGCGGACCATCTCGCCGTCGGCGAACCAGTGGCCACCGTCGTCGGTCAGCTCCGGCTGGGCCACCGGGCCGCCGTAGGAGTTCGGTGCGTAGACCGGGTCGGAGGCGTTCTGGATACGCATCGCCCCGTCCTTGGCATAGCTGTGGACGGGTACCTTCGGCGTGTTCACCGGAATCTGCTTGTAGTTCACTCCGAGCCGGGCGCGATGGGCGTCGGCATAGCTGAACCCGCGGGCCAGCAGCATCTTGTCCGGCGACAGGCCGGTACCGGCGACAAGATTGTTCGGCTCGAACGCGGCCTGTTCCATCTCGGCGTGGTAGTCGGTGACGTTGCGGTTCAGCGTGAGGCGGCCGACCTCCCGCAGCGGGTAGTCCTTGTGCGGCCACACCTTGGTCAGGTCGAACGGGTTGAACCGATAGGACTTCGCCTCGTCGAACGGCATGATCTGCATCTTGAGGGTCCAGCTCGGGAAATCCCCGTCCCGGATGTGCTCGTACAGGTCACGCTGATGGTAGTCGGCGTCGGCCGCGGCCAGCCTGTCGGCGTCCTCCT
This is a stretch of genomic DNA from Parafrankia irregularis. It encodes these proteins:
- a CDS encoding glutathione S-transferase C-terminal domain-containing protein translates to MPQPTDTTQPTNTTQPTGPAFATPTDVAAHGEYAIRRDPTDPRPLYRFTGRITADGSSGYRAEPGRYHLYSGWFCPWAHRVLLQRALHGLEDVISVSYVDGTRDARGWAFRETYGPDPVNGFTLLRDAYEATEPGFDGHVSVPTLWDRQTGRVVSNDFVTLGLDLATQFGAWSNGADTYPEHLRAEIAELDSWIGPQVNHGVHRAARDTAIRATLLSAFARLEDRLADTDYLAGGQLTEADVRLWVSLVRYRGRAGDPAVLPPLSDFPQLWSYARALYQLPAFRATTDFTTFTDPSTLLPGWEVTPTRNA
- a CDS encoding MarR family winged helix-turn-helix transcriptional regulator, coding for MTSVGRPDGLAASLLELHREMRVILGSVARGAGLTVQQVEMLCLLQRREPSFGELAELLGCDKTNITGMADRLVRRGLVIRQADSEDRRVTRLRLTDDGRAYGLKLRAAVTDAVGERWSAVPAPARDALVGLLVAPGGPLSGGQANRSG
- a CDS encoding LLM class flavin-dependent oxidoreductase; this encodes MTVGERPTVGQRPTPGERPRRLTFGALLHGSGGHIAGWRHPSSPPGGQLDLGHHIRVARILERGTFDALFLADVVAIWGHDLDSLRRTARAEHFEPLTLLAALSTVTERIGLVATATTTYNEPFHVARKFASLDHISGGRAGWNVVTSVVPLEAGNFGRDTHLDHPLRYRRAEEFVGVVRALWDSFADGSVVRDRAGGRYYDPAGLSPPHHAGEHFTVRGPLNISRPPQGHPVIFQAGSSETGRDFAARHGEVIFTAQVTLAGAQAFYADVKARAAAHGRDPDRLLVWPVLAPYVASTEAEARARLDELQELVHDDVARRLVQDNIGDVDLSPYPLDGPVPDVGVTNRSRSRQDLLLDLARRERLTIRQLALRFAAVSSVVGTPEAVADHIERWFRARAADGFNISFPNLPGPAEDFVDQVVPELRRRGLFRTEYEQTTLRGHLGLGRPTSRPASVPAEATTR
- a CDS encoding catalase, whose amino-acid sequence is MTTQKRRPTTTDAGIPVASDEHSLSVGADGPLLLQDHYLIEQMANFNRERIPERQPHAKGGGAFGVFDVTKDVSAFTRAAVFQPGTKTDVLIRFSTVAGERGSPDTWRDPRGFAVKFYTSEGNLDIVGNNTPVFFVRDPMKFQHFIRSQKRRLDNNLRDHDMQWDFWTLSPESAHQVTWLMGDRGIPRTWRHMNGYSSHTYMWINAAGERFWVKYHFKTDQGIDFLVQEDADRLAAADADYHQRDLYEHIRDGDFPSWTLKMQIMPFDEAKSYRFNPFDLTKVWPHKDYPLREVGRLTLNRNVTDYHAEMEQAAFEPNNLVAGTGLSPDKMLLARGFSYADAHRARLGVNYKQIPVNTPKVPVHSYAKDGAMRIQNASDPVYAPNSYGGPVAQPELTDDGGHWFADGEMVRTAYTLRRDDDDWGQAGTMVREVLDDAARTRLVDNIVGHLLDGVSEPVLVRAFEYWRNVDRTLGNRVEEGVRAKQKAVKRPSPAPSGAQA
- a CDS encoding SDR family oxidoreductase, with protein sequence MESERRVALVTGGSRGIGRAIAERLAAAGSAVVVNYHLNGDAATETVEAISRAGGVAVAMRGDVTDQAQACALFESAEQRFGRLDTVVSNAGVARFAPIAATTDDDFEETFALNTRATFFLLREAANRLRDNGRVVVISSGVTLTHRTGTGVYGASKAAVEHLVRVLAKELGPRQITVNSVLPGGTRTDALLANTPAAMLERIASEVPLGRLGTPDDIAEIVAFLASPGGRWVTGQSIAASGGAF
- a CDS encoding LLM class flavin-dependent oxidoreductase, with the translated sequence MTAQPGPARRRELHLNAFLKPPGEFLAAWRHPNAAADAGVNIRHVIELARTAERARFDAVFFADLVGVPFADQEVLSRVSVVNDSFEPTTLIAALATATSRIGLIATASTTYNEPYHLARTFASLDHISGGRAGWNLVTSLSDAEARNFGLDRHVDHELRYERAAEFFAVVTGLWDSFDDDAFHHDQMSGIYFDETKLHRLDHRGKHFAVTGPLNIARPPQGRPVIVQAGSSDRGRALAASVADVVFTQHADLAGAQAFYADLKATARAAGRDPDHVVVLPGLSTIVGRTLDEAEDRFDRLTSLLDPRVALADLAYWLGGVDLAAHPLDGPLPDLPPSNQSQSAQRAIVERARAGGLTIRQLAQQRARDVRTVVGTPETIADHIQEWFEGRGADGFNVIFPYLPDTLDDFATLVIPELRRRGLFRTEYTGRTLRDNLGLPRPPSRWALP
- a CDS encoding LLM class flavin-dependent oxidoreductase — translated: MYPEPTSERPGGLASLAFLTPGNYPDGDPYSGLEATLQLFELGERLGFDGAWIRQRHLEHGVSSAAAFLAAATQRTARIELGTAVIPIGYESPFRLAEDLATVDVLSRGRLQPGFSAGTPPHAELLGDLVFDGDWRSHDLSYGRISRLVEVLRGAFLGDEDTVIHSPGNVQRPRQQPHAAGLADRVWYGGGSLRSARWAGEHGLNLLTGNVIDGFVAGGEGTDDFVAAQLALLDAYRKAAGPGGPARIALGRVIVPTDSADGATRARYRAYAASRHERTLRAHGPRRTLFAPDLIGPAEEIVARLQSDAAVAGVRELRVELPYEFDRAEYEQILHDVVHLVAPALGWQPATVRTTCPAPDPRRPTPGTRPASPAG
- a CDS encoding LLM class flavin-dependent oxidoreductase, with translation MALHLHWFLPTRGDDRGIVSSNGEADFAADGVHNPGFRPPTIEYLGQIARAAEQLGYEAVLTPTGLWCEDAWIVTAALTQVTSRLRFLVAFRPGLISPTLAAHQAATFQRVSGGRLLLNIVTGGDSAEQRRLGDHLDHDQRYARTDEFLTVLRGVAGANPAFSFTGEHYDIQEATVDVAPWGRPPIFFGGASPAAEQVAARRADVYLAWGETPAQITERLDRMRSLAAAAGRADELRFGIRFHVISRDTAAQAWAEADRLLAGLDDARIAAHQAVFAASESVGQRRMAALHGGDRTSLEVYPNIWAGYGLVRGGAGTAIVGSHEQVAERIEEYHALGLDHFILSGQPHLEEAYQMAEGAAELLRARGLLAAPHDPAGGVPGGVPGGEPLAGAVR
- a CDS encoding SDR family NAD(P)-dependent oxidoreductase: MDLGLDGRRAIVTGGSRGIGRAIAAALVAEGVQVVIAARDEERLKVTAAELAAGAAGGVVVPVVADTGSDESVRELVARTVSELGGVDILVNNAARVGGSGTPGDVRALATADAADDFNVKVLGYLRAAQEVIPHLAEQGWGRIVNIGGLAARQVGIVGGSIRNAGIVALTKTLADELGPRGITVNAVHPGFTRTDQHGGTISLDEEQYATFGDRVAIGRIVTADEVAAVVTFLVSPVAAAITGESIAAGGGTPGPIHY